One window from the genome of Anguilla rostrata isolate EN2019 chromosome 5, ASM1855537v3, whole genome shotgun sequence encodes:
- the gatm gene encoding glycine amidinotransferase, mitochondrial, translating into MLRVRCLRGGSRGAEAAHLIGAMLGRAVTGWVQRAFQSTSSSAAAIQSQVIVEDTITEPVTPECPVCAFNEWDPLEEVIVGRAENARVPPFTVEVKANTYEKYWPFYQKFGGQLFPEDHLTKAIAEIEEMCNILRLEGVTVRRPEPIDWSCQYSTPDFTSTGMYAAMPRDILLVVGNEIIEAPMAWRSRFFEYRAYRPLIKEYFRKGAKWTTAPKPTMSDDLYDQDYPIRSVEDRHILASQGKFVTTEHEPCFDAADFIRAGRDIFVQRSQVTNYMGIEWMRRHLAPDYNIHIISFKDPNPMHIDATFNIIGPGLVLSNPDRPCRQIDMFIKAGWTVVKPPTPLIPDDHPLWMSSKWLSMNVLMLDEKRVMVDANEISIQKMFERLGIRPIKVNIRHANSLGGGFHCWTTDVRRRGTLQSYFN; encoded by the exons ATGCTGCGGGTCAGATGTCTGAGAGGAGGTAGCAGGGGAGCTGAAGCAGCTCACCTTATTGGAGCTATG CTGGGCCGAGCTGTGACTGGATGGGTACAGAGGGCATTCCAGAGCACGTCAAGTTCAGCAGCTGCCATTCAGTCCCAGGTGATTGTGGAGGACACTATTACTGAACCCGTTACCCCGGAATGTCCAGTCTGTGCCTTCAATGAATGGGACCCACTTGAAGAAGTCATTGTTGGCAGAGCCGAGAATGCACGTGTGCCCCCGTTTACAGTGGAGGTCAAG GCTAACACGTATGAGAAGTATTGGCCCTTCTACCAAAAATTTGGGGGTCAGTTGTTTCCTGAGGACCACTTGACGAAAGCCATTGCTGAAATTGAGGAAATGTGCAATATTCTCCGTCTGGAGGGGGTTACTGTGAGGAGGCCAGAGCCTATTGACTGGTCTTGCCAATACAGCACACCAGATTTCACATCTACAG GCATGTATGCAGCTATGCCCCGAGACATTCTTCTTGTTGTTGGAAATGAAATTATTGAGGCTCCAATGGCATGGAGGTCCCGCTTTTTCGAGTACAGAGCCTACAGACCTCTCATTAAAGAGTACTTCAGAAAAGGTGCAAAGTGGACCACAGCTCCAAAACCCACCATGTCTGATGACCTGTATgatcag GACTACCCAATTCGATCTGTGGAAGACCGGCACATTCTTGCCTCTCAAGGCAAGTTTGTCACCACTGAGCATGAGCCTTGTTTTGACGCAGCTGACTTCATCCGTGCTGGAAGGGACATATTTGTCCAGAGGAGTCAG GTGACAAACTATATGGGGATTGAATGGATGCGTCGACACCTCGCACCCGACTACAACATACACATCATCTCCTTCAAGGACCCCAACCCCATGCACATTGATGCCACCTTCAACATCATTGGGCCTGGCCTGGTGCTGTCCAATCCAGACCGGCCCTGCCGCCAG ATTGATATGTTCATCAAGGCTGGCTGGACTGTGGTGAAGCCTCCAACACCTCTGATTCCCGATG ATCATCCCCTGTGGATGTCCTCTAAGTGGCTCTCGATGAATGTTTTAATGCTGGATGAAAAACGAGTCATGGTAGATGCCAATGAAATATCTATCCAAAAGATGTTTGAACGCCTTG GAATTAGACCAATTAAGGTGAACATTCGTCATGCCAACTCCCTGGGAGGGGGATTCCACTGCTGGACAACTGACGTGCGTCGCCGTGGTACCCTGCAGTCTTATTTTAATTAA